A genome region from Columba livia isolate bColLiv1 breed racing homer chromosome 2, bColLiv1.pat.W.v2, whole genome shotgun sequence includes the following:
- the TSHZ1 gene encoding teashirt homolog 1 produces the protein MPRRKQQAPRRSAAYVPEEELKAAEIDEDSVEDDGLSLDIQENEYLCNEEAEIKEAQSYQNSPVSTATNQDAGYGSPFSENSDQLAHFKSTSSKEEKEDPQCTDNVSYPQDSLAQIKAVYANLLSETCWSSLALDLKKTNPTTSNNGISQNENTASTDTNASSQSTSTSSTNTSTSTTTSNTSNSNSNSGGSGYDWHQAALAKTLQQTSSYGLLPEPSLFSTVQLYRQNNKLYGSVFTGASKFRCKDCSAAYDTLVELTVHMNETGHYRDDNRDKEADKTKRWSKPRKRSLMEMEGKEDAQKVLKCMYCGHSFESLQDLSVHMIKTKHYQKVPLKEPVPAITKLVPSTKKRALQDLASPCSPEPTGITAEASLGESAKDQKTANPYVTPNNRYGYQNGASYTWQFEARKAQILKCMECGSSHDTLQQLTAHMMVTGHFLKVTNSASKKGKQLVLDPVVEEKIQSIPLPPTTHTRLPASNIKKQPDSPAGSTNLEEKKDLEKEKVLVSETEKKIKEENEDSTEKFEATTLYQYLREEDLDDSPKGGIDILKSLENTVTTAISKAQNGAPSWGGYPSIHAAYQLPGTVKPLQPAVQSVQIQPSYASSVKSLSSEHNALIHSPGNLTPPPHKSNVSAMEELVEKVTGKINVKKEEKPLEKEKSSPVKPMSPAAKENKDFPKAEEVSNKQQQQKSSETDVQKVKKDSPAEAHTPNGTEPLKTKVANGCNNLGIITDHSPEPSFINPLSALQSIMNTHLGKISKPVSPSLDPLAMLYKISNSMLDKPIYPTTPVKQADAIDRYYYENSDQPIDLTKSKTKPLVSSVADSASSPLRESALLDISDMVKNLTGRLTPKSSTPSTVSEKSDADGSSFEEALDELSPVHKRKGRQSNWNPQHLLILQAQFASSLRETPEGKYIMSDLGPQERVHISKFTGLSMTTISHWLANVKYQLRRTGGTKFLKNLDTGHPVFFCNDCASQFRTASTYISHLETHLGFSLKDLSKLPLNQIQEQQNVSKVLTNKTLGSLGIAEEDLGSTFQCKLCNRTFASKHAVKLHLSKTHGKSPEDHLIYVTELEKQ, from the coding sequence CATATGTTCCTGAGGAGGAattgaaagcagcagaaatagaTGAAGACAGCGTGGAAGATGATGGGCTGTCTCTGGACATCCAGGAGAATGAGTATTTGTGCAATGAAGAAGCGGAGATCAAAGAAGCTCAAAGCTACCAGAACTCCCCAGTCAGCACTGCAACTAATCAGGATGCAGGCTATGGTTCGCCATTTAGTGAGAACAGCGATCAGCTGGCCCATTTCAAAAGCACTTCCtctaaagaagagaaagaggatcCTCAGTGCACAGACAATGTTTCCTATCCACAGGACAGCTTGGCACAAATAAAAGCTGTGTATGCAAATTTACTTTCAGAGACTTGCTGGTCCAGTTTAGCTTTGGACTTAAAGAAAACCAATCCAACCACCAGCAACAATGGAATCAGCCAGAACGAAAACACCGCCAGTACTGACACCAATGCCAGTTCCCAAAGTACTAGTACCTCCAGTACCAACACTAGTACCAGTACAACTACCAGTAATACCAGTAACAGTAATAGTAACAGTGGTGGTTCAGGTTATGACTGGCACCAAGCTGCATTAGCCAAAACTTTGCAGCAGACCTCATCATATGGACTTCTCCCAGAGCCCAGTCTTTTCAGCACAGTACAGCTTTACCGGCAAAACAATAAACTTTATGGGTCGGTGTTCACCGGTGCTAGCAAGTTCCGATGCAAAGACTGCAGTGCAGCCTATGATACACTGGTGGAGCTAACAGTGCACATGAATGAAACTGGACATTACCGTGATGACAACAGAGATAAAGAAGCTGATAAGACCAAACGGTGGTCAAAGCCTAGAAAACGATCACTTATGGAAATGGAAGGCAAAGAGGATGCCCAAAAAGTGCTGAAGTGCATGTACTGTGGGCATTCATTTGAGTCTTTGCAAGACCTCAGCGTCCATATgataaaaacaaagcattacCAGAAAGTGCCTCTGAAGGAGCCAGTACCAGCCATCACTAAACTGGTTCCTTCTACCAAAAAGCGAGCACTTCAGGACTTAGCTTCACCTTGTTCACCTGAGCCAACAGGGATCACTGCAGAAGCTTCACTGGGTGAGTCTGCAAAGGATCAGAAAACTGCCAACCCCTATGTGACTCCAAACAACCGCTATGGCTATCAAAATGGTGCTAGCTACACTTGGCAGTTTGAAGCACGCAAAGCCCAAATACTGAAATGCATGGAATGTGGCAGTTCCCATGACACTTTGCAGCAGCTCACTGCTCACATGATGGTCACTGGCCATTTCTTGAAGGTGACCAATTCTGCTTCCAAAAAAGGCAAACAGCTAGTTTTGGACCCTGTGGTGGAGGAGAAGATACAGTCTATACCTCTTCCACCCACCACCCACACAAGGCTACCAGCCTCCAACATTAAAAAGCAGCCCGATTCCCCAGCGGGCTCCACAAacttggaggaaaagaaagacctagagaaggaaaaggtgTTGGTCAGTGAAACCgagaaaaagattaaagaagaaaatgaggacTCTACAGAGAAATTTGAGGCAACGACTTTGTATCAGTACCTCAGAGAGGAGGACCTAGATGATAGTCCCAAAGGCGGAATAGACATATTGAAATCCCTGGAGAACACAGTGACAACAGCTATCAGCAAAGCTCAGAATGGAGCACCTTCCTGGGGAGGTTATCCCAGTATTCATGCAGCTTACCAGCTGCCAGGAACAGTAAAACCCCTTCAGCCTGCAGTGCAGAGTGTTCAAATTCAGCCGTCTTACGCGAGCAGTGTAAAATCACTGTCGTCAGAACACAATGCGCTCATCCATTCCCCAGGCAATCTCACACCACCACCTCACAAGAGTAATGTATCTGCTATGGAAGAACTAGTGGAGAAAGTTACAGGTAAGATCAACgtgaagaaggaggaaaagcctttggagaaagagaagagttcTCCAGTCAAACCCATGTCACCTGCCGCTAAAGAAAACAAGGACTTCCCAAAAGCggaagaagtaagtaacaaacagcagcagcagaagagctCTGAGACAGATGTTCAGAAGGTCAAAAAGGATAGTCCAGCAGAAGCACATACACCAAATGGTACTGAGCCACTTAAAACAAAGGTTGCAAATGGCTGTAACAATTTAGGAATCATCACAGATCATTCACCTGAGCCATCCTTCATTAATCCGTTGAGTGCTTTACAGTCCATTATGAATACCCACTTAGGCAAAATTTCTAAGCCAGTAAGCCCCTCTCTGGACCCTTTGGCCATGCTGTACAAAATTAGCAACAGCATGTTGGACAAACCCATTTACCCAACCACTCCGGTCAAGCAGGCTGATGCTATTGACCGATATTACTATGAGAACAGTGATCAGCCCATTGATTTAACCAAGTCCAAAACTAAACCTCTCGTTTCCAGTGTGGCTGACTCTGCCTCATCCCCGCTAAGGGAGAGCGCCCTGCTGGATATTTCCGACATGGTGAAGAACCTCACAGGACGTTTGACGCCCAAGTCTTCAACGCCGTCTACCGTGTCAGAGAAATCTGATGCTGATGGGAGCAGTTTTGAGGAAGCTCTGGATGAACTGTCGCCAGTACACAAGAGGAAGGGCAGACAGTCCAACTGGAACCCTCAGCATCTTCTGATCCTTCAAGCCCAGTTTGCTTCCAGTTTGAGGGAGACCCCAGAAGGCAAATACATTATGTCGGACCTAGGTCCACAAGAGCGGGTACACATCTCTAAGTTTACTGGTCTTTCCATGACCACAATTAGCCACTGGCTGGCCAATGTGAAGTATCAGTTAAGGAGGACAGGTGGAACTAAATTTTTAAAGAACTTGGACACAGgacatcctgttttcttttgcaatgattgtgcctctcagttcaggactGCTTCTACATACATAAGTCACTTAGAGACGCACCTAGGGTTTAGTTTGAAGGATCTGTCAAAGTTGCCACTTAATCAGATTCAAGAACAGCAGAATGTTTCAAAAGTCCTCACAAACAAGACTTTGGGCTCACTTGGAATTGCCGAGGAGGACTTAGGCTCCACATTCCAATGTAAGCTCTGTAACCGAACTTTTGCAAGCAAGCATGCAGTCAAACTGCACCTTAGTAAAACACATGGCAAGTCCCCAGAGGACCATCTGATCTATGTAACTGAGTTAGAAAAACAATAG